In a single window of the Mustela nigripes isolate SB6536 chromosome 17, MUSNIG.SB6536, whole genome shotgun sequence genome:
- the SLC27A5 gene encoding long-chain fatty acid transport protein 5: MSIWLRLTFLLLLPQALGQPSWPAAAALALRWLLGDWIFCVLLGLAMLAQPWLYIWVPHWLSLAAAALTLALLPPQPPPGLRWLPADMAYILKILHLGLVVRSRMRRHPPDTFVDTFERRARAQPGHTPLVWKGPGGRSVTFRELDERACQAVWALKAELGGLTDLLGGESAALLVLESQTIPALGLWLGLAKLGCPVAWINPHGRGAPLLHSVLSSGARLLVVDPELRENLEEVLPKLQAENIRCFYLSQSSPTPGVGALGAALDVAPTDRVPTDLRAWITPQSPALFIYTSGTTGLPKPAIVTHARLLQMCKMLSLAGITADDVVYTVLPLYHVMGFILGVLGCLELGATCVLAPKFSASRFWDDCCQHSVTVILYVGEVLRYLCNTPQRPEDRTHTVRLAMGNGLRADVWKSFQQRFGPIRILESYGSTEGNIGFVNYPGRCGALGKMSCLLRMLSPFELVQFDTEAEEPVRDNRGFCVPVRPGEAGLLLTQVSGHQPFVGYRGARELSERKLVRDVRRRGDVYFNTGDVLAMDEEGFLYFRDRLGDTFRWKGENVSTREVESVLSLVDFLQEVNVYGVSVPGCEGKVGMAAVRLVPGQTFDGERMYQHVHTWLPAYAAPHFIRIQDTLAITSTFKLVKTRLAREGFNVGIIADPLFVLDNQAKAFRPLTPDMYQAVCNGTWRL; this comes from the exons ATGAGCATCTGGCTGCGACTCACCTTTTTACTGTTGCTGCCGCAAGCCTTGGGGCAGCCCTCATGGCCTGCTGCAGCAGCCCTGGCCCTGCGCTGGCTCCTGGGAGACTGGATCTTCTGTGTGCTGCTTGGCCTGGCCATGCTGGCACAGCCCTGGCTCTACATCTGGGTGCCCCACTGGCTGAGTCTGGCAGCTGCGGCGCTCACGCTGGCTCTGCTGCCTCCACAGCCACCCCCAGGGCTGCGCTGGCTGCCTGCGGATATGGCCTATATCCTCAAGATCCTCCACCTGGGCCTGGTGGTCAGATCACGCATGAGACGCCACCCGCCTGACACCTTTGTGGATACCTTCGAGCGACGAGCACGAGCACAGCCGGGCCACACACCCTTGGTGTGGAAGGGGCCAGGGGGCCGCTCAGTCACCTTCAGGGAGCTGGACGAGAGGGCATGCCAGGCAGTGTGGGCCCTGAAGGCCGAGCTGGGCGGCCTCACAgacttgcttggcggggagtcggCTGCCCTCCTGGTGCTGGAGTCCCAGACCATTCCAGCCTTGGGTTTGTGGCTGGGGCTGGCCAAGCTGGGCTGCCCAGTTGCTTGGATCAATCCGCATGGCCGGGGAGCACCCCTGTTGCACTCCGTGCTGAGCTCTGGGGCTCGGCTGCTGGTGGTGGACCCAG AACTCCGGGAGAACCTGGAAGAGGTCCTTcccaagctgcaggcagagaaCATCCGATGCTTCTACCTCAGCCAGTCCTCCCCAACACCAGGAGTGGGAGCCCTGGGGGCTGCTCTCGATGTTGCACCCACTGACCGGGTGCCCACTGACCTACGTGCTTGGATCACACCACAAAGTCCTGCCCTGTTTATCTACACCTCTGGGACCACTG GGCTCCCAAAGCCGGCCATTGTCACACATGCGCGACTGCTGCAGATGTGCAAGATGCTGTCTCTGGCTGGGATCACAGCTGATGACGTGGTCTACACAGTCTTGCCTCTGTACCACGTGATGGGGTTTATCCTTGGGGTCCTCGGCTGCCTGGAGCTCG gagcAACCTGTGTCCTGGCCCCCAAGTTCTCTGCTTCCCGCTTCTGGGATGACTGTTGCCAGCACAGTGTGACTGTGATCCTGTATGTTGGCGAGGTCCTGCGGTACCTGTGTAACACTCCACAG CGACCAGAGGACCGGACACATACAGTCCGCTTGGCAATGGGCAATGGACTCCGGGCAGATGTGTGGAAGTCCTTCCAGCAGCGCTTTGGCCCCATTCGGATCTTGGAAAGCTATGGCTCCACGGAAGGCAACATTGGCTTCGTCAACTATCCAGGGCGCTGTGGGGCCCTGGGCAAGATGAGCTGCTTGCTTCGA ATGCTGTCCCCCTTTGAGCTTGTACAGTTCGACACCGAGGCCGAAGAGCCTGTCAGGGACAATCGGGGATTCTGTGTCCCTGTGAGGCCAG GGGAAGCGGGGCTTCTGCTGACCCAGGTCTCGGGCCACCAACCTTTCGTGGGCTACCGCGGGGCGCGAGAGCTGtcggaacgcaagctggtgcggGATGTGCGGCGCAGGGGCGACGTCTACTTCAACACCGGTGACGTGCTGGCCATGGACGAAGAAGGCTTCCTTTACTTTCGCGACCGCCTTGGGGACACTTTCCG ATGGAAAGGGGAGAACGTGTCCACGCGGGAGGTGGAGAGCGTTCTGTCACTCGTGGACTTCCTGCAGGAGGTGAACGTGTACGGCGTGTCGGTGCCAG GTTGTGAGGGCAAGGTGGGCATGGCTGCTGTGCGGCTGGTCCCCGGCCAGACCTTCGATGGTGAGAGGATGTACCAGCATGTCCACACTTGGCTCCCTGCCTATGCTGCACCCCATTTCATCCGTATCCAG GACACCCTGGCGATCACAAGCACATTCAAACTGGTGAAAACCCGTTTGGCACGCGAGGGCTTCAATGTAGGCATCATTGCTGACCCCTTGTTCGTGTTGGACAACCAGGCCAAGGCCTTCCGGCCCCTGACGCCAGACATGTACCAGGCTGTGTGCAATGGAACCTGGAGACTCTGA